From Oceanipulchritudo coccoides, the proteins below share one genomic window:
- a CDS encoding FG-GAP-like repeat-containing protein, protein MKVSMFRCHPISGIFLLASTSVAFSAMQFTDVTTEANILHTHAYEPIESIALEDYAQISGGAVAEDFNGDGWIDLYVLQGGDSPNLLYINQKDGTFSDEASARGAGLTGPYMGACAADYDADGDIDIFISGAEPPHSLLINDGTGSFTVDQQQIDQPLATVTSPSWGDIDNDGLLELSLGSWRFSRTPIPEDFLQIYRNVGDGQLEPYITLRNDWDYIPRFLDIDNDRLQDLLLVADFGSTRWFRNFGNGIFLQAGTSDIENGMGSAVGDIDNDGDLDVFMTSIRLFDSAQEVWLTTGNRLLLNNGTGGFTDITEESGVRDGGWGWGAEMADFDNDGDLDIFHVNGWGLNNPPGTFNQLGTTPSRLFENTGDNVFEEIAELSGDAADTGQGRCAIAFDYDNDGDMDIFIANNSIPVGGEANLSHEPAPPVLLRNDTVNTNNFINIRLEGTNAPHHTDGIGARVYIQTGETEQMRELHASSGFNGHGPGRIAHFGLGTSTTVDQIRARWTTGDETEIRNVDAGQNIVLKSPQATLSKREILPGEEFTAAFPAEALPEGATAMWTINGVEYTNPATLALAEPGEYLLKVSIFTGDQADGLEWSESLLLVVASTEVDERSVARKWNEQNLAAIRIDFPDPTKHARNLFASSVAMWDTWAAYDSKATGLLHNESATAEDIDTARNEAISHAAYRVLVDRYKDSVNASTTLISLNNQMLELGYDPLNTGTAGSTPAALGNRVAASVIAYTSSDGWDDVSGFLGEAYTAVNDPLPVAESGTTMDFPNRWQPLLFEEAFTQNQQTTDLVQSFLGPNWGAVRPFAFTSFQPDQILHLDPGPPPQLGTATDSEFKDGNLEVIYRSSLLGPDTNEMIDISPGAIGNNTLGLNDGTGYPLNPYTGEPYAPNMVNHADFGRVLAEFWADGPDSETPPGHWNTLANELYDHPEFIRQFEGTGPELDPLEWDVKVYFAMNGALHDAAIAAWGCKRVYDYVRPISSIRYMGQLGQSSEPQGPAYDPMGLPLVPGLVEVITEESSASGQRHDHLAAHVGKVAIKSWSAGENETLGVVDWMLPADWLPYQRDTFVTPAFPGYVSGHSTFSRAAAEVLARMTGSEFFPGGMETFTAHENEFLEFEPGPTMDVVLQWATYFDAADQAGLSRLYGGIHVPADDGPGRIMGSIAGIQAWELATQYFDGSITGQPMETQLSFVDPNSIQLDWTTIRGAFYKLQESSNLESGIFTDSSDWIWAGETIESNLLPVPPALEPRKFYRVIRTHQSPAAE, encoded by the coding sequence ATGAAAGTGTCCATGTTTCGCTGCCACCCTATTTCAGGTATTTTCCTACTCGCCTCGACCAGCGTGGCATTCTCTGCCATGCAGTTCACGGATGTCACGACCGAGGCAAATATCCTGCACACGCACGCCTACGAACCGATTGAAAGCATCGCTCTTGAGGATTACGCGCAGATATCCGGCGGGGCGGTCGCCGAGGATTTCAACGGGGATGGCTGGATTGATCTCTATGTCCTCCAGGGTGGAGATTCCCCCAACCTGTTGTATATCAACCAGAAGGACGGCACTTTCTCGGACGAGGCCTCCGCGCGCGGGGCTGGCTTAACCGGTCCTTACATGGGGGCCTGCGCGGCGGATTACGACGCTGATGGCGATATTGACATCTTTATTTCCGGTGCGGAGCCGCCCCACTCATTGCTGATCAATGACGGCACGGGCTCCTTTACTGTGGACCAACAGCAAATCGATCAGCCACTCGCCACTGTGACCAGTCCCAGCTGGGGCGATATCGACAATGACGGCCTGCTTGAGCTGTCCCTTGGCTCATGGAGATTTTCGCGCACCCCTATTCCTGAGGACTTCCTCCAGATTTACCGAAATGTCGGCGATGGCCAACTGGAGCCTTACATCACTCTCCGGAATGACTGGGACTATATTCCCCGCTTTCTTGATATTGATAATGACCGCTTGCAGGATCTCCTCCTCGTAGCCGACTTCGGAAGCACCCGCTGGTTTCGCAATTTTGGCAATGGAATCTTTCTTCAGGCGGGCACCAGCGATATCGAGAACGGCATGGGATCGGCGGTCGGCGACATCGACAATGACGGCGACCTCGATGTATTCATGACCTCCATCCGCTTGTTCGACAGCGCCCAAGAGGTCTGGCTGACCACCGGGAACCGTCTTCTCCTGAACAATGGTACAGGTGGATTCACCGATATCACCGAGGAATCGGGGGTTCGTGACGGCGGATGGGGTTGGGGCGCCGAAATGGCCGACTTCGACAACGATGGCGACCTCGACATTTTCCATGTCAACGGCTGGGGACTGAATAATCCCCCGGGAACCTTCAACCAGCTTGGCACGACACCCTCCCGGCTGTTCGAAAACACGGGCGACAATGTCTTCGAGGAGATTGCGGAGCTCTCCGGGGATGCCGCAGATACCGGACAGGGCCGCTGCGCCATTGCCTTCGATTATGACAACGATGGTGACATGGATATCTTCATTGCCAACAACTCGATACCCGTCGGTGGCGAAGCCAACTTAAGCCATGAGCCTGCTCCGCCCGTGCTCCTGCGTAATGATACGGTCAATACGAATAATTTCATCAACATACGCCTTGAGGGGACGAACGCCCCCCACCACACGGACGGCATCGGTGCACGCGTCTACATACAAACTGGAGAGACCGAGCAGATGCGCGAGCTGCATGCCTCCAGCGGATTCAATGGCCACGGACCGGGCCGTATTGCCCACTTCGGGCTGGGCACAAGCACAACAGTCGACCAAATCCGCGCGCGCTGGACAACCGGTGACGAGACTGAGATCCGAAATGTCGATGCTGGGCAAAACATTGTCTTGAAAAGTCCGCAGGCCACCCTGTCAAAGCGGGAAATCCTGCCCGGCGAGGAATTCACCGCGGCCTTTCCAGCCGAGGCATTGCCGGAGGGCGCAACCGCCATGTGGACAATCAATGGCGTGGAATATACCAACCCTGCCACGCTTGCCCTGGCGGAGCCCGGCGAATACTTGCTGAAGGTCAGCATCTTTACCGGGGATCAAGCTGATGGGCTTGAATGGTCTGAATCACTTTTACTTGTCGTGGCCTCAACAGAAGTGGACGAGAGAAGCGTCGCCCGCAAATGGAATGAACAAAACCTTGCCGCCATCCGGATCGATTTCCCGGATCCGACCAAACATGCGCGCAACCTTTTTGCTTCCTCAGTCGCCATGTGGGACACCTGGGCCGCCTACGATAGCAAAGCCACCGGGCTCCTGCACAACGAAAGTGCCACTGCCGAAGATATCGATACGGCACGGAACGAGGCCATCAGTCATGCCGCCTATCGTGTATTGGTGGATCGCTACAAAGACTCGGTCAACGCCAGTACGACATTGATCTCCCTCAACAACCAGATGCTTGAACTGGGCTACGATCCCCTCAACACGGGGACTGCCGGCAGCACACCTGCCGCTCTTGGCAACCGGGTAGCCGCCTCGGTGATCGCCTACACTTCCTCCGATGGATGGGATGACGTATCGGGTTTCCTTGGAGAGGCATACACCGCCGTCAATGATCCCCTCCCCGTCGCCGAGTCGGGTACAACGATGGACTTTCCAAACCGCTGGCAGCCCCTTCTCTTTGAGGAGGCCTTCACCCAGAACCAGCAAACAACCGACCTCGTCCAATCCTTCCTCGGTCCCAATTGGGGAGCTGTCCGGCCTTTTGCCTTCACTTCCTTCCAGCCCGATCAAATCCTGCACCTCGACCCGGGACCGCCGCCCCAGTTGGGAACTGCCACCGATTCCGAGTTCAAGGACGGCAACCTTGAAGTCATCTACCGCAGCAGCCTGCTCGGTCCGGATACCAATGAGATGATCGACATTTCCCCGGGGGCTATCGGCAACAATACACTGGGACTGAATGATGGCACCGGGTATCCATTAAATCCCTACACGGGAGAACCGTATGCGCCAAATATGGTCAATCACGCTGACTTCGGCCGGGTCCTTGCGGAATTCTGGGCCGACGGACCCGATTCCGAAACACCACCCGGCCATTGGAACACTCTCGCCAACGAACTTTACGATCATCCGGAATTCATCCGACAGTTTGAAGGCACCGGCCCCGAGCTCGATCCCCTTGAGTGGGATGTGAAAGTCTACTTTGCCATGAATGGGGCCTTGCACGATGCCGCCATCGCCGCATGGGGATGCAAGCGCGTGTATGACTATGTCCGCCCGATCAGCAGTATCCGCTACATGGGCCAGCTGGGGCAGTCCTCGGAGCCACAGGGTCCGGCCTACGACCCGATGGGTCTGCCATTGGTTCCCGGCCTTGTTGAAGTGATCACGGAAGAATCATCCGCATCCGGACAACGGCACGATCACCTCGCCGCCCACGTTGGCAAGGTTGCCATCAAGAGCTGGTCGGCGGGCGAAAATGAAACCCTCGGGGTGGTTGACTGGATGCTACCCGCAGACTGGCTTCCCTACCAGCGCGACACCTTTGTCACCCCCGCCTTCCCGGGCTATGTCTCCGGTCACAGCACCTTCAGCCGGGCCGCCGCGGAAGTCCTCGCCCGCATGACCGGAAGTGAATTCTTTCCCGGCGGTATGGAGACCTTCACTGCCCACGAGAATGAGTTTCTTGAGTTTGAACCGGGACCAACAATGGACGTGGTTCTCCAGTGGGCCACCTATTTTGATGCCGCCGACCAGGCCGGCCTCTCACGGCTTTATGGTGGTATCCATGTTCCCGCCGACGATGGACCCGGGCGCATCATGGGCTCAATCGCCGGGATCCAGGCATGGGAACTCGCCACCCAATACTTCGATGGCAGCATTACCGGCCAACCCATGGAGACCCAACTAAGCTTCGTTGATCCAAACAGTATCCAGCTCGACTGGACGACTATCCGTGGCGCCTTCTACAAGCTCCAAGAATCCAGCAACCTGGAATCCGGCATTTTTACCGACTCCAGTGATTGGATCTGGGCCGGCGAGACCATTGAATCAAATTTGCTCCCTGTCCCGCCAGCGCTTGAGCCACGCAAGTTCTACCGGGTCATCCGGACGCATCAGTCGCCGGCGGCGGAGTGA